A genomic segment from Agrobacterium vitis encodes:
- a CDS encoding ABC transporter ATP-binding protein, with protein MSELDINNITKDFGSARVLHPVSLAVEKGEFVTILGPSGCGKSTLLRILMGISEASGGEIRLAGKRIDGLAPEARDIAMVFQSYALFPHMSVAKNLGFGLKMKNVPKDERARRIAHVLEICNLSALVDRMPRQLSGGQQQRVALARAIVMQPRLLLFDEPLSNLDAKLRDSLRHELVELHRRIGATSLYVTHDQAEAMAMSDRIVVMNGGQVVEIGTPLELYRAPKAAFTASFLGQTNLLSVKASGMDALLPWGQNVVLDRPAVGPMQISVRPENIGIERDESGSATVTSVSFMGANILYTADIGAVGIKISQSGGGTPIEAGSRVPLTFHDAVHLLEDQPSMEAA; from the coding sequence CATCAACAATATCACCAAGGATTTCGGGTCAGCTCGCGTCCTCCATCCGGTTTCACTTGCCGTCGAAAAGGGCGAATTCGTCACCATTCTCGGTCCCTCCGGCTGCGGAAAATCGACGCTGCTGCGCATTCTGATGGGCATCAGCGAGGCGTCCGGCGGCGAAATCCGGCTGGCGGGCAAGCGGATTGATGGACTTGCGCCCGAAGCGCGCGATATCGCCATGGTGTTCCAATCTTATGCGCTGTTTCCGCATATGTCGGTCGCCAAGAACCTCGGCTTCGGCCTGAAGATGAAGAATGTGCCGAAAGACGAGCGGGCGCGGCGCATCGCTCATGTGCTGGAGATCTGCAATCTCAGCGCCCTGGTGGATCGCATGCCCCGGCAATTGTCCGGCGGTCAGCAGCAGCGCGTGGCGCTGGCCCGCGCGATCGTCATGCAGCCCAGACTTTTGCTGTTTGACGAGCCGCTCTCCAATCTCGATGCCAAGCTGCGTGACAGCCTTCGCCACGAGCTGGTCGAACTGCATCGCCGCATCGGCGCGACAAGCCTTTACGTCACCCACGACCAGGCCGAGGCCATGGCGATGTCCGACCGGATCGTGGTGATGAATGGCGGTCAGGTTGTCGAAATCGGCACGCCGCTGGAGCTGTACCGGGCGCCGAAAGCGGCCTTTACCGCCAGCTTCCTCGGCCAGACCAATCTCCTCTCCGTCAAGGCCTCCGGCATGGATGCATTGCTGCCCTGGGGCCAGAACGTGGTGCTGGACCGTCCCGCCGTCGGTCCTATGCAGATTTCGGTCCGCCCGGAAAATATCGGCATCGAGCGCGACGAGAGCGGATCGGCAACCGTCACCTCTGTTTCATTCATGGGTGCCAATATCCTCTACACCGCCGATATCGGTGCTGTCGGGATCAAGATCAGCCAGTCGGGTGGCGGCACACCGATAGAAGCCGGCAGCCGGGTCCCGCTGACTTTCCACGATGCCGTGCATCTGCTCGAAGACCAGCCGTCGATGGAGGCCGCCTGA
- a CDS encoding glycerophosphodiester phosphodiesterase family protein yields MPVQTFTLAHQSLATRPCSIAEMASRTNPTILTIAHRGLWKSTAENSLASIREAIAQGVDMVEIDTQASADGHLVVIHDATLDRTTTGSGTVSELPFNVIRQAKLRSGAGGPEADITEECVPTLEEILEEVRGRITVNIDTKFTRDLPQVMETVLRMNIADQVLVKTDIDLDADHFNIVDADWFGKIPHMPMFPVRQGRFTEDLRRIESLKAPMIEVKFTDIADIAHARAELERQNIRVWINTLDVSHCLDFNDTRALVDADGVWTVLANAGVGAIQTDEVEAFKAWLNARQA; encoded by the coding sequence ATGCCTGTCCAGACGTTCACGCTTGCGCACCAATCACTGGCCACCCGTCCCTGCTCGATTGCCGAAATGGCGTCGCGCACCAATCCCACCATTCTGACCATCGCCCATCGTGGCCTGTGGAAGAGCACGGCGGAAAACTCGCTGGCCTCGATCCGGGAAGCGATTGCCCAGGGGGTGGATATGGTCGAAATCGACACCCAGGCCAGCGCCGATGGTCATCTCGTGGTTATTCACGATGCGACCTTGGACAGAACAACGACCGGCAGCGGCACGGTCAGTGAATTGCCGTTCAATGTCATCCGTCAAGCAAAGCTGCGCAGCGGCGCGGGCGGCCCGGAGGCTGATATAACGGAGGAATGCGTTCCGACACTTGAGGAAATTCTCGAGGAAGTCCGTGGTCGTATTACCGTCAATATCGACACGAAATTCACCCGTGATCTGCCGCAAGTGATGGAAACGGTGCTGCGGATGAACATTGCCGATCAGGTTCTGGTCAAGACCGACATCGATCTCGACGCGGACCATTTCAATATTGTCGATGCCGACTGGTTCGGGAAGATTCCGCATATGCCGATGTTTCCCGTACGTCAGGGCCGGTTTACCGAAGACCTGCGCCGCATCGAGAGCCTCAAGGCGCCGATGATCGAAGTAAAATTCACGGATATCGCCGATATCGCCCATGCACGGGCCGAGTTGGAGCGCCAAAACATCCGCGTCTGGATCAACACGCTCGACGTCTCGCATTGCCTTGACTTCAACGACACCCGCGCCCTGGTCGATGCGGACGGTGTCTGGACCGTACTAGCAAATGCAGGCGTCGGCGCCATCCAGACCGACGAGGTCGAAGCATTCAAGGCTTGGCTGAACGCCAGACAGGCGTAA
- a CDS encoding pentapeptide repeat-containing protein produces the protein MQLHGVTERLDVKDCDLSGSEFLDANLSGCHFQQVNVSGARFADGDLSGWQIDKANLSGLRVNDVNLSGAQIQNANLSGLQIVGCRMIGATIDGISIEELLAAYRSIHPSTGSEDG, from the coding sequence ATGCAGCTTCATGGCGTGACGGAGCGGTTGGATGTGAAGGATTGCGATCTGTCTGGGTCGGAATTTCTGGATGCCAATCTATCGGGCTGCCATTTTCAGCAGGTCAACGTCTCCGGTGCCCGCTTCGCCGACGGCGATTTGTCCGGCTGGCAGATCGATAAAGCCAATCTCTCGGGTCTGCGGGTCAATGATGTGAACCTGTCTGGCGCGCAAATTCAGAACGCCAATCTCTCCGGTCTGCAAATCGTCGGCTGCCGGATGATTGGAGCCACCATCGATGGGATCTCTATTGAAGAGCTGCTGGCGGCCTATCGTTCCATCCATCCGTCGACCGGTAGCGAAGACGGCTGA
- a CDS encoding DUF502 domain-containing protein — protein MSDKPERISFASRLRTNFLTGMIICAPLAITVWLTFTFIDWADSWVTPYIPQRYNPEYYFNIAIPGTGLVIAVVGITMIGFLGRNLVGRSIVNFGESILNRMPLVRTLYKSLKQIFETVLKEQSSSFKKVGLIEFPAPGTWAMVFVATEVTGEIAARLNEEGEEMIAVFMPPTPVPTAGFLMFVPRSRLKLLDMTPEEGAKLLISGGLVMPEWKPATGAIAVAPVADVAGGKAGA, from the coding sequence ATGTCGGATAAACCAGAACGAATTTCTTTTGCCAGCCGGCTAAGGACCAATTTCCTGACCGGCATGATTATCTGTGCGCCTTTGGCAATCACCGTCTGGCTGACCTTCACCTTCATCGATTGGGCCGACAGCTGGGTGACGCCCTATATTCCGCAGCGCTACAATCCGGAATATTACTTCAATATCGCCATTCCCGGCACCGGCCTGGTGATTGCGGTGGTCGGCATCACCATGATCGGCTTTCTGGGGCGCAATCTCGTCGGGCGCTCCATCGTCAATTTCGGGGAGTCGATCCTCAACCGAATGCCGCTGGTTCGCACCCTTTACAAAAGCCTGAAGCAGATTTTTGAAACGGTGCTGAAGGAACAATCCAGCTCCTTCAAAAAGGTCGGGCTGATCGAGTTCCCCGCTCCCGGCACCTGGGCCATGGTGTTTGTCGCCACCGAAGTGACCGGCGAAATCGCTGCCCGGCTGAATGAGGAGGGCGAGGAGATGATCGCTGTCTTCATGCCACCCACCCCGGTGCCAACGGCAGGTTTTCTGATGTTTGTGCCGCGCAGCCGCCTGAAACTGCTGGACATGACGCCGGAAGAGGGCGCCAAGCTGCTGATTTCCGGTGGATTGGTCATGCCGGAATGGAAACCGGCAACTGGCGCGATTGCCGTGGCACCGGTGGCGGATGTCGCAGGTGGAAAAGCGGGAGCGTAG
- a CDS encoding esterase-like activity of phytase family protein, giving the protein MIFSRKAMLLAATFVVSSAGMTLAEGTVSANGVTIANKGLVAIGRIPANARDKFKETFGSGSGMAMDLTQWKKQGESYSGSLWLLPDRGYNVEGTTDYNTRINRIDFTLAPTPAGTTAPADQQQKGVDAKLADTILLTDGEGKSLTGLDPESGIRAATKTLPALPQATTGKISLDPEAVVLLKDGSMMISDEYGPYIYHFSAAGKLLSATQPPKALLPMRKGELNFSSNNVGEGGKKPDPKDPDSGRQNNQGLEGMSLTPDGKFLIALLQSATRQDGGDSSSTRMNTRALVYDAADMDHLKLVHEYVVPLPTFDNKGKVAVAAQSEILALSDKTFLMLARDSNNGQSMKGDTSVYRKIDLVDLSAATDIANGEFDDAKPVAPKGVVDASVKVAAVTPFIDMNDDKDLARFGLHNGAPNDKNNLSEKWEAMSVAPALDPSAPDDYFLFVANDNDFLTQDGYQVGAAYKAEGGAEVDTMFQVFRVTLPGMTAK; this is encoded by the coding sequence ATGATATTTTCACGCAAGGCAATGCTTCTGGCCGCAACATTCGTGGTTTCTTCGGCGGGAATGACTCTGGCGGAAGGAACGGTCAGCGCCAACGGGGTAACGATCGCCAACAAGGGTCTGGTCGCCATTGGCCGCATCCCAGCCAATGCGCGCGACAAGTTCAAGGAAACCTTCGGTTCCGGCTCCGGCATGGCAATGGATCTGACCCAGTGGAAAAAACAGGGCGAGAGCTATTCCGGTTCACTCTGGCTCCTGCCGGATCGTGGATACAATGTCGAAGGCACGACGGATTATAATACCCGGATCAACAGAATTGATTTCACCCTCGCGCCGACACCAGCTGGGACCACTGCGCCGGCTGACCAGCAGCAGAAGGGTGTTGACGCAAAGCTTGCCGATACGATCCTGCTGACGGACGGCGAGGGCAAGAGCCTGACCGGTCTTGATCCTGAATCCGGCATTCGCGCCGCGACCAAGACATTGCCAGCCTTGCCGCAAGCGACCACGGGCAAGATCTCGCTCGATCCGGAAGCCGTCGTTCTGTTGAAGGACGGCTCGATGATGATCAGCGACGAATATGGTCCCTATATCTATCACTTCTCGGCTGCGGGCAAATTGCTCTCAGCCACCCAGCCGCCAAAGGCTCTGCTGCCGATGCGCAAGGGTGAGCTGAACTTCTCGTCCAACAATGTTGGCGAAGGCGGCAAGAAGCCAGACCCGAAAGACCCAGATAGCGGTCGCCAGAACAACCAGGGCCTGGAAGGCATGTCGCTGACACCGGATGGTAAGTTCCTGATTGCGCTGCTGCAATCGGCAACCCGCCAGGATGGCGGTGATAGCAGCTCCACCCGCATGAATACCCGCGCTCTGGTTTATGATGCCGCCGATATGGATCATCTGAAGCTGGTGCATGAATATGTCGTGCCGCTGCCGACCTTCGATAACAAGGGCAAGGTTGCGGTTGCCGCCCAGAGCGAAATTCTGGCGCTGTCGGACAAGACGTTCCTGATGCTGGCGCGTGACAGCAATAATGGCCAGAGCATGAAGGGCGATACATCGGTTTACCGCAAGATCGATCTGGTTGATCTGTCTGCTGCCACCGACATTGCCAATGGCGAGTTTGACGATGCAAAACCGGTTGCCCCGAAGGGCGTGGTGGATGCGTCCGTCAAGGTTGCGGCGGTCACGCCCTTTATCGACATGAACGACGACAAGGATCTCGCCCGTTTCGGCCTGCACAATGGCGCGCCGAACGACAAGAATAATCTCTCTGAAAAGTGGGAAGCCATGTCGGTCGCCCCGGCGCTCGATCCGTCGGCCCCAGACGATTATTTCCTGTTCGTCGCCAATGACAACGACTTCCTGACCCAGGATGGCTATCAGGTCGGTGCTGCCTACAAGGCTGAAGGCGGCGCTGAGGTTGATACCATGTTCCAGGTGTTCCGCGTGACCTTGCCGGGCATGACTGCCAAGTAA
- a CDS encoding ABC transporter permease, with the protein MPLLLRRRSIQLLLLLLPGVGYLLFFFGLPLLSALVGSFRLEDGSFTLSWYQRIFTRPSMLRGLSTSIYYGVMPVFVSLALSVPLALLLRKSFLGRKLFGGLYKLPMAVPSIIVGLMIIVVFERGGFFDRLLAPLGFTLPKLVRDDLGAGVIMASSWKQIPFMTLIITSAFAAIPEDIRFAARTLGASRLRTFLTVDVPLAMPGITAAILLTFIGSMGSYAIPDIVGPPTARPLSVLMVQEFKQGRFEQVYAMGMVLSLFAVVVLLTYYALTSRIGAGNARGNA; encoded by the coding sequence ATGCCATTGCTGCTTCGCCGCCGCTCAATCCAACTCTTGCTATTGCTCCTGCCGGGGGTCGGCTACCTGCTGTTCTTCTTCGGCCTGCCGCTGTTATCGGCGCTGGTCGGCAGCTTCCGGCTGGAAGATGGCAGCTTTACGCTAAGCTGGTATCAGCGGATCTTCACCCGGCCCTCCATGCTGCGCGGCTTGTCCACCTCAATCTATTACGGCGTCATGCCGGTTTTCGTCTCGCTGGCGCTGTCTGTGCCGCTGGCGCTTCTGCTGCGCAAAAGCTTTCTTGGGCGCAAACTGTTCGGCGGGCTTTACAAGCTGCCGATGGCCGTTCCGAGTATCATCGTCGGTCTGATGATCATCGTCGTCTTCGAGCGTGGCGGCTTTTTTGACCGCCTGCTGGCACCACTCGGCTTTACCCTGCCAAAACTGGTCCGTGACGATCTAGGCGCTGGTGTCATCATGGCCAGTTCCTGGAAGCAGATCCCATTCATGACTCTGATCATCACCAGCGCCTTTGCCGCCATTCCCGAGGATATCCGCTTTGCCGCCCGCACGCTTGGAGCATCCCGGCTTCGGACATTCTTGACTGTGGACGTGCCGCTTGCCATGCCGGGCATTACCGCCGCCATTCTCCTGACCTTCATCGGCTCGATGGGCTCCTATGCCATTCCCGATATCGTCGGCCCACCGACGGCGCGGCCACTCTCTGTCCTGATGGTGCAGGAGTTCAAACAGGGACGGTTCGAGCAGGTCTATGCGATGGGCATGGTGCTCAGCCTGTTCGCGGTCGTCGTTCTCCTGACCTATTATGCCCTGACCAGCCGGATCGGCGCTGGCAATGCGCGGGGAAATGCGTGA
- the glmU gene encoding bifunctional UDP-N-acetylglucosamine diphosphorylase/glucosamine-1-phosphate N-acetyltransferase GlmU: MSRTCLAVILAAGDSTRMKSGMSKVLHPVAGLPMIAHVMQTIAASDITDVALVVGRDADKVTKAASIEGLSVTPFEQTERLGTGHAVLTAREALAQGYDDILVAYGDAPLITPGPLLAARAALADGNDIAVIGFHTEKPTGYGRLLVEDGELVAIREEKDASDEERKVTWCNSGLMAINGAKALDLLGRIGNANAKGEYYLTDLVEIIRSLGGKAVAVDAPEAELAGCNNRAELAVIEKLWQERRRHEIMLSGVSMIAPETVFLAYDTVLGQDVLIEPNVVFGPGVTVESGAVIHAFSHLEGAHVASGATVGPFARLRPGANLGEGSKVGNFCEVKKAEIGAGAKINHLTYIGDAFIGAETNIGAGTITCNYDGVNKHVTRIGAHAFIGSNSALVAPVTIGDGALIASGSVITDDVPADALALGRARQEIKPERAKVIRERNLAFKAFSGKV, encoded by the coding sequence ATGAGCCGCACCTGTCTTGCCGTCATTCTCGCCGCAGGCGATAGCACGCGGATGAAATCCGGGATGTCCAAGGTGCTGCATCCGGTGGCGGGCCTGCCGATGATTGCTCATGTGATGCAGACGATTGCCGCCAGCGATATTACCGATGTGGCGCTGGTCGTCGGGCGCGATGCCGATAAGGTGACAAAAGCCGCCAGCATCGAAGGCCTGTCCGTCACCCCCTTCGAGCAAACCGAGCGGCTTGGCACCGGTCATGCCGTTTTGACAGCGCGCGAGGCGCTGGCCCAAGGCTATGATGATATTCTGGTGGCCTATGGCGATGCGCCGCTGATTACGCCAGGTCCGCTGCTGGCGGCGCGTGCGGCTTTGGCTGACGGCAATGACATCGCGGTGATCGGGTTTCATACCGAAAAGCCAACCGGCTATGGCCGTCTTCTGGTCGAGGATGGTGAATTGGTTGCCATCCGCGAAGAAAAGGATGCCAGCGACGAAGAGCGCAAGGTGACCTGGTGCAATAGTGGCCTGATGGCCATCAATGGCGCGAAGGCGTTGGACCTTCTGGGGCGGATCGGCAATGCCAATGCCAAGGGTGAATATTACCTGACCGATCTGGTCGAAATCATCAGGTCTTTGGGCGGCAAGGCGGTTGCCGTCGATGCGCCGGAAGCCGAGCTTGCCGGCTGCAACAATCGCGCCGAACTGGCGGTGATTGAAAAGCTCTGGCAGGAGCGCCGGCGTCACGAGATTATGCTATCTGGCGTCTCGATGATCGCCCCGGAAACCGTGTTTCTGGCCTATGATACGGTGTTGGGCCAGGATGTGCTGATCGAGCCGAATGTGGTGTTCGGGCCCGGCGTGACTGTGGAAAGCGGCGCTGTGATCCATGCCTTCTCGCATCTGGAAGGTGCGCATGTGGCGTCTGGTGCGACCGTCGGCCCGTTTGCGCGGCTGCGGCCCGGCGCCAATTTGGGCGAGGGCTCCAAGGTCGGCAATTTCTGTGAGGTGAAAAAGGCTGAGATTGGCGCTGGCGCCAAGATCAATCATCTCACCTATATCGGCGATGCCTTTATTGGCGCGGAAACCAACATCGGGGCAGGCACCATCACCTGCAATTACGATGGGGTGAACAAGCACGTGACCCGGATTGGCGCCCATGCCTTTATCGGCTCCAACAGCGCCCTGGTTGCCCCAGTGACGATTGGCGATGGCGCGCTGATCGCCTCAGGCAGCGTGATTACGGATGATGTACCCGCCGACGCGCTGGCGCTTGGCCGGGCGCGCCAGGAAATCAAACCGGAGCGGGCAAAAGTTATTCGGGAGCGGAATCTTGCCTTCAAAGCATTCTCAGGAAAAGTGTGA
- the glmS gene encoding glutamine--fructose-6-phosphate transaminase (isomerizing), which yields MCGIVGIVGDRPVSERLVDALKRLEYRGYDSAGVATLDHGVMDRRRAEGKLFNLETKLAQQPLPGTIGIAHTRWATHGVPNEANAHPHFVEGVAVVHNGIIENFSELRDELVADGASFTSQTDTEVVAQLLARLRRQGLDHKAAMLAMLNRITGAYALVVMFADDPTQLFAARFGPPLAIGHGKGEMFLGSDAIALSPFTNQITYLVDGDFAVIGHRTAQIMDFAGKPVKRIKQTSQGSAYLVDKGNHRHFMEKEIYEQPEVISHALAHYVDLAGHTVKSDVIGLDFARLRGLAISACGTAYLAGLIGKYWFERYARLPVEIDVASEFRYREMPLSPDQAALFISQSGETADTLASLRYCKEAGLKIGAVVNVQESTIAREADAVFPILAGPEIGVASTKAFTCQLAVMASLAIAAGKARGLIGNQEEKEMVRHLSELPRIMSRVVNLIQPQMESLSRDLSKFKDVLYLGRGTSYPLALEGALKLKEISYIHAEGYAAGELKHGPIALIDENMPVIVIAPHDRFFEKTVSNMQEVAARGGRIIFITDEKGAASSRLETMATIVLPDVAEIIAPMVFSLPIQLLAYHTAVFMGTDVDQPRNLAKSVTVE from the coding sequence ATGTGCGGTATTGTCGGAATTGTCGGTGACCGGCCAGTTTCGGAACGCTTGGTAGACGCCCTGAAGCGGCTGGAATATCGAGGGTATGATTCGGCAGGTGTCGCGACGCTCGATCATGGTGTGATGGATCGCCGCCGCGCCGAGGGCAAGCTGTTCAATCTGGAAACCAAATTGGCGCAGCAGCCGCTTCCAGGCACGATCGGCATTGCCCATACCCGCTGGGCGACGCATGGCGTGCCAAATGAGGCCAATGCTCATCCGCATTTCGTCGAAGGTGTCGCGGTCGTTCACAACGGCATCATTGAAAATTTCTCTGAGCTGCGCGACGAGCTTGTTGCCGATGGTGCGAGTTTCACCAGCCAGACAGATACGGAAGTCGTCGCCCAGCTTCTTGCCCGTCTCCGCCGTCAGGGATTGGATCATAAGGCTGCGATGCTGGCGATGCTGAACCGGATTACCGGCGCCTATGCACTGGTGGTGATGTTTGCCGATGATCCGACCCAGCTTTTCGCCGCTCGTTTCGGCCCGCCGCTGGCGATTGGCCATGGCAAAGGCGAAATGTTCCTGGGCTCCGACGCCATTGCCCTGTCGCCTTTCACCAACCAGATCACCTATCTGGTCGATGGGGATTTCGCTGTGATCGGCCATCGCACCGCCCAGATCATGGATTTCGCTGGCAAGCCGGTCAAGCGTATCAAGCAGACCTCCCAGGGCAGCGCCTATCTGGTCGATAAGGGCAATCATCGCCATTTCATGGAGAAGGAAATCTATGAACAGCCGGAGGTGATCTCTCACGCGCTGGCGCATTATGTCGATCTGGCCGGCCATACGGTGAAAAGCGACGTGATCGGCCTGGATTTTGCCCGGCTGCGGGGGCTGGCGATTTCGGCCTGCGGGACGGCCTATCTGGCAGGCCTGATCGGTAAATACTGGTTTGAGCGCTATGCGCGCCTGCCTGTTGAAATCGACGTCGCATCTGAATTTCGCTACCGGGAGATGCCGCTGTCGCCGGATCAGGCGGCGCTGTTCATTTCGCAATCGGGCGAAACCGCCGATACGCTGGCCTCGCTGCGCTATTGCAAGGAAGCGGGGCTGAAAATCGGCGCGGTCGTCAATGTGCAGGAATCGACCATTGCCCGCGAGGCCGATGCTGTCTTTCCAATTTTGGCCGGGCCGGAGATCGGCGTTGCCTCCACCAAGGCCTTCACCTGCCAGCTCGCCGTCATGGCGTCGCTGGCGATTGCCGCCGGTAAGGCGCGGGGCCTGATCGGCAACCAAGAAGAAAAAGAGATGGTGCGGCATCTATCCGAACTGCCGCGCATCATGAGCCGGGTGGTCAACCTGATCCAGCCGCAGATGGAAAGCCTGTCGCGGGACCTGTCGAAATTCAAGGACGTGCTCTATCTCGGTCGCGGCACCAGCTATCCTCTGGCCTTGGAAGGGGCGCTGAAGCTCAAGGAAATTTCCTATATCCATGCCGAGGGCTATGCTGCCGGTGAACTGAAGCATGGTCCGATTGCGCTGATCGATGAAAACATGCCTGTTATCGTCATCGCTCCGCATGACCGGTTCTTTGAAAAGACCGTCTCGAACATGCAGGAGGTGGCGGCGCGCGGCGGCAGGATTATTTTCATCACTGATGAGAAGGGCGCTGCATCCTCCAGGCTGGAAACCATGGCGACCATCGTTCTGCCCGATGTCGCGGAAATCATTGCGCCCATGGTGTTTTCATTGCCGATCCAGTTGCTCGCCTATCATACGGCGGTGTTTATGGGGACGGATGTCGATCAGCCGCGCAATCTGGCGAAATCCGTCACGGTTGAGTGA
- a CDS encoding ABC transporter permease, translating into MAVLELAPPATAKRRMFRPEDRLLVSIGLFATLALAIALPLALMFVWSIADGWQPPHVLPQVYTASRWTSVLSDQGLIQAMATSLAIAFTVTFATAIIALPTAWAMARFPFRLKRLVEIFILAPVIIPGLVVAVGIGQVFLALGLAYSVAGVIIVQIVGTLPLMIRLMTATLETIPDELIHAARSLGAGTVGIVAHIILPLAVPGLLAGGLMSFIGSFEEFDKSFIVGAPVVQTLPIKLYMYLDPYSMQLPLAAIVSFILLLPALIVFIIAGRILRDDLMAAGMGKI; encoded by the coding sequence ATGGCTGTTCTTGAGCTCGCCCCGCCTGCCACAGCAAAGCGCCGCATGTTCCGCCCCGAAGACCGCCTGCTGGTTTCCATCGGCCTGTTCGCCACACTTGCCCTGGCCATCGCCCTGCCGCTTGCCCTGATGTTTGTCTGGAGCATTGCCGATGGCTGGCAGCCGCCGCATGTGCTGCCGCAAGTCTATACGGCCAGCCGCTGGACGAGCGTGCTCAGCGATCAAGGCCTGATCCAGGCCATGGCCACCAGCCTTGCCATCGCCTTCACGGTCACGTTCGCAACGGCAATCATTGCCTTGCCGACGGCCTGGGCCATGGCCCGTTTTCCCTTCCGGCTGAAACGGCTGGTGGAGATCTTCATTCTCGCGCCGGTCATCATTCCCGGCCTGGTGGTCGCGGTCGGCATCGGCCAGGTGTTCCTGGCACTGGGCCTTGCCTATTCGGTGGCTGGCGTCATCATCGTCCAGATCGTCGGCACACTGCCGTTAATGATCCGGCTGATGACCGCAACGCTTGAGACCATTCCTGACGAATTGATCCATGCGGCCCGCTCGCTCGGTGCCGGAACAGTTGGCATTGTCGCGCATATCATCCTGCCGCTGGCCGTACCCGGGTTGCTGGCGGGCGGGTTGATGTCGTTCATCGGCAGTTTCGAGGAATTCGACAAATCCTTCATCGTCGGCGCGCCTGTGGTCCAGACCCTGCCGATCAAGCTTTACATGTATCTCGACCCCTATTCGATGCAGCTGCCGCTGGCCGCCATCGTTTCCTTCATCCTGCTTTTGCCAGCCCTCATCGTCTTCATCATCGCCGGTCGCATCCTGCGCGACGACCTGATGGCGGCAGGCATGGGCAAGATCTGA